CTGCCGACGGCCTGGCAGGGGGTCGAGTACGCGAACGTGCCGGACGGCGGCACCCTGGCCGTGATGGGTCTCGGCCCGGTCGGACAGTTCGTCGCGCGCATCGGCGCGCATCGCGGCTACCGCGTGCTCGCCGTCGATCCGGTCGCGGAGCGTCGTGAGATGGCGGCGCGGCACGGAGCGGAGGTCTTCGACCTCACGGACGACGTCGTGACCGAGCTCCGCGACCTCACCGGAGGGCGGGGAGCGGATGCCGTCGTCGACGCCGTGGGCATGGAGGCGCACGGCAACGGCGGTGCGGCGTTCGCCCAGAAGGCCGTCGGTCTGCTGCCGGATGCCGCAGCGCGCGCCCTCATGGACAAGGCGGGCATCGACCGGCTCGCCGCCCTGTACGCCTCGATCGACGTGGTCCGCCGCGGCGGCATGGTGTCGCTGAGCGGCGTGTATGCCGGAGACGCCGACATCCTGCCGATGAAGACGCTGTTCGACAAGCAGGTCGGCATCCGCATGGGCCAGTGCAACGTGAAGCGCTGGATCGATGACCTGATGCCGCTGGTGGAGGACCTCTCCGACCCGCTCGGCGTGATGGACCTCATGACGCACGACGCGCCGCTCGAGGACGCTCCCGAGCTCTATCGCACGTTCCAGCGCAAGGAGGACGGCTGCATCAAGGTCGTCCTGCGTCCTTCTGCCGTGTGAGTCAGACGGCTCCGCCCTCGGCGAGGTAGGCGAGACGGTGCAGGGTCTCCGAATTGCGCCAGCGCAGCATGGGTGTGGTGACGAGGCTCGGCACCAGCGTCGCGGGCCCCGAGACCGGCTCCTCGTCGATACGGACCATCGTGCCGCCGCCGTAGGAGCGCACTCGCAGGGTGACCCGCGCCTCGCCGATGGGCCAGCCGCGGGCGCGCATCACCATGCGGTTCGGCGGGGACCATTCCTCGACGACGGTGGTGTCGTCGAGCAGGAACGGCCATACGCCCACCGAATGATGCAGCTCGGCGCCCGGCTGCGGCCAGGTCGCGTCGACGTCGCGCATGCGCGAGGCCCCCACGACCCAGGCCGGGTACAGCCAGGCGTTGCTCAGCACCCGGAACACATCGTCGGGCCGGCAGTCCATGGTCCGCACGTTCTTCGCCATGTCGGCGCTCCTCTCTCGTCTGTGGTGATCGTGGCGGTGGGCGGCGATCCGCGTACAGGGGGTTGACGGACACCGCCCATCCGCTCCGACCATTTAGCACACGCACCCGTGATCGCGCCTCCCCCTGGAACTGCGCCGCCGCCTCTGCGAACGTCGGAGCATGGCACTCATCGACCTTCCCGTCAGGGCGGCGCACCGCCTCGCCGCACTCACCCACGACGATGCTCCGATGCTCCTCACCCGGGGCTACGACTTCGGCTCGAGGATCTGGCGCAGGGCTCGCCCCGGGGCGCGATCGGCGCCGATGCGGCTGCTCGGCAGCGATGCCGTATTCGTCCGCGGCGTCGAGGGCGTGGAGCTCTTCTACGATGCCGATCGCATCGCGCGATCGGGGGCGATGCCCTCCATCGTGCAGGAGAGTCTCTTCGGACACGGATCGGTGCACAGCCTCGACGGCGACGAGCACCGGCATCGCAAGGCCTCCTTCCTCGACGTCGCCTACGAGGACGAGCAGGTGTCGAGGCTCACGCCCTGGCTGGAGCGCGAGTGGGAGCACGAGCGTCAGGCATGGCTCGACGGCGGCACCCGCAGTGCATACGACGCGGCTGTCGGCGCGCTGGGCCGCGCGGTCATGGGATGGGCGGGCGTGCCGGGCACGCCCGCGGCGAAGACCCGGTGGTCGGCTCGGCTCGCGCAGATCGTCGACGGGTTCGGCTCCCCGTACTCTCCGGTCTACGTCGCGGCGCTCGCGAACCGGTGGTGGTCCGACCGTCACTCCGCCCGCCTGATCGAGGCGGTGCGCCAGGGCGCGCTGCGCGCGGAACCCCGCACGGCGCTCGAGGTGTGGGCGCACCACCGCGATCGCGACGGTGAGCTGCTGCCGTCGCAGGTCGCGGGTGTGGAGCTGCAGAACAGCATCCGCCCGATGATCGCGGTCGCGCGGTTCGTCGCGTTCGCGGCGAAGGAGCTGCAGGAGCGGCCGGACTGGCGCGAGCGGATCGCCG
This genomic interval from Microbacterium hydrocarbonoxydans contains the following:
- a CDS encoding zinc-dependent alcohol dehydrogenase; protein product: MKALTWQGTRDVAVEEVPDPQIEHPTDAIVRITSSAICGSDLHLYELLGPFLDKGDVLGHEPMGVVVEVGSAVKDLAVGDRVVVPFNISCGHCFFCLRGLQSQCETTQVKEYGSGAALFGYTKLYGQVPGGQAEYLRVPLADYNHIKVASDLPDERYLYLSDILPTAWQGVEYANVPDGGTLAVMGLGPVGQFVARIGAHRGYRVLAVDPVAERREMAARHGAEVFDLTDDVVTELRDLTGGRGADAVVDAVGMEAHGNGGAAFAQKAVGLLPDAAARALMDKAGIDRLAALYASIDVVRRGGMVSLSGVYAGDADILPMKTLFDKQVGIRMGQCNVKRWIDDLMPLVEDLSDPLGVMDLMTHDAPLEDAPELYRTFQRKEDGCIKVVLRPSAV
- a CDS encoding SRPBCC family protein; translated protein: MAKNVRTMDCRPDDVFRVLSNAWLYPAWVVGASRMRDVDATWPQPGAELHHSVGVWPFLLDDTTVVEEWSPPNRMVMRARGWPIGEARVTLRVRSYGGGTMVRIDEEPVSGPATLVPSLVTTPMLRWRNSETLHRLAYLAEGGAV
- a CDS encoding cytochrome P450, yielding MALIDLPVRAAHRLAALTHDDAPMLLTRGYDFGSRIWRRARPGARSAPMRLLGSDAVFVRGVEGVELFYDADRIARSGAMPSIVQESLFGHGSVHSLDGDEHRHRKASFLDVAYEDEQVSRLTPWLEREWEHERQAWLDGGTRSAYDAAVGALGRAVMGWAGVPGTPAAKTRWSARLAQIVDGFGSPYSPVYVAALANRWWSDRHSARLIEAVRQGALRAEPRTALEVWAHHRDRDGELLPSQVAGVELQNSIRPMIAVARFVAFAAKELQERPDWRERIAAETAERGALVGGPLATMFAQEIRRTSPFVPMLPGWATADIEIDGQRVDAGGRVVLDLQGTNTDERFWPRPQRFDPERFRGVDDYESLAAFVPHGGADVATGHRCPGEKLAIAGLAGAIAVLSDPGLRILDDGLDVNRRRLPTRPRSGGKVRSATASGRCPFH